The following nucleotide sequence is from Candidatus Equadaptatus faecalis.
TTTTGCCGACAAGCACAGCTCCGGCTTCTTTCATAAGCTTTACCGCCGTTGAGTCGTAGTTCGAGACCCAGTTTTCAAGCATTTTGCTGCAGCAGGTCGTCTTTATGCCCTCTGCGCAGAAATTGTCTTTCGCAAGATAGGGAACACCTGCAAGAAGCCCCGGATCTTCGCCGCGCGCCACTTTGGCGTCGACTTCGGCTGCTTCTTTGCGTGCCGTTTCTTCGCAGAGGGTTACAACCGCGTTGATTTTGCCGTCATATTTTTTGATGCGTTCGAGAGAGGCTTCAAGAACCTCCGCCGCTGTCCATTTTTTGCCGCGTACGCCTTCGGCGATTTCAGCGGCGCTGAGTTTGCAGAATTCCATTATTTGGCCTCCCCGCTGATGCCTGTGTCTTCTTCAAGCGAAATAATTTTCGGAACACGGTAGAAATCTCCGTCGCGTATCGGAGACTCTGCGATAAATTCGTCGCGTTTCTCCCATTTTGAGAGAATGTCGGCACGGCGTTCAGGCGCTTTTTTAACGTCCCATTCGAACGGCTTTACGCTCTCGTGGTCAAGCTCCTGCATTTCGTCGCACATGCGCAGTACGGCGTTGACTCTGTCAAGCACCTCCTGATATTCCTCTTCCGGCAGACCGATGCGCGAAAGTCCGGTGACTTCGTGAAGCCGTTCTGCGTCCATAACCATTTTCTTTATCATTAAAACCACTCCTTACCAGGACGATTGGATTGCCTCAAAACTTATATTAACTCAGAACTCATTTAGTTTATTTATAAATTCCTGTTCGTCAAGTATTTTTATTCCAAGTTCTTTAGCTTTCAGATATTTGCTTCCGGGATTTTCGCCGACAACCACAAAATCCGTCTTTTTGCTGACGCTTCCGGCTGTATCGCCGCCGAGCGCCTGTATCTTTGCGGAAGCCTCACCGCGCGTCATCGACGCAAGTTCTCCGGTGAGAACAAATTTAAGCCCGTTCCACGGAAGCGCCGTTTTGTCTGCGGCAGGCTCCGAAATTTCAAAGGTCAGCCCGTAATTTCTGAGCCGCTCTATCATTTCCCTGTTGTGCGGTTCCGAGAAAAACGCCACCATGGACTGCGCTATTACGGGGCCTATACCTTCCGTCGTTTCAAGTTTGCTTTCGTTTTCAAGCGACGCTTTCATAACCGCGTCGAGCGAGCGGAAGCGTTCCGCAATGTCATTCGCCGTTTTTTCGCCGACGTTTCTTATACCGAGAGCGTTTATCA
It contains:
- the gatC gene encoding Asp-tRNA(Asn)/Glu-tRNA(Gln) amidotransferase subunit GatC, producing the protein MIKKMVMDAERLHEVTGLSRIGLPEEEYQEVLDRVNAVLRMCDEMQELDHESVKPFEWDVKKAPERRADILSKWEKRDEFIAESPIRDGDFYRVPKIISLEEDTGISGEAK